In Equus quagga isolate Etosha38 chromosome 14, UCLA_HA_Equagga_1.0, whole genome shotgun sequence, the genomic stretch TTACTAATTATTGTAAtagaaatttaacattttgatttcatcaaatttgtcacagtttttatttacaatttctgACCTTAGTTCtttccttataaaatattttcttattcctagACTAGCAAATATTTGTCTAtactttattcaaatatttttaaagttatatttattacattaagGTCAGATTAATCttgatttattttgatataagGTGTAAGACATATAATTGTGTTTATGGCTTGCATTTGCTCTAAATTATTAATAAGCCCATTGTTTCCCTACTGATCTGAAATGCTGATATCATCATACACTATACTCATCCATATGTGGACATACTGAGGATCTCTGAGGTGGGGAGGTTAAAATCAAAGGCACAGGGAGGTCCAGGTGCAAAGTAATGATAAAGGTGGTAATGGGAATGGAAAGGACGGGAATTAACGCAAGAAATCTTGCATTATTCATAGATAAATAATGGATAAATCTCCTCTCTTTGAAATGTGAAGATAATAAGAAGAggtcaaaagtaactataaattTTTTGAAGCAGGTGACTGGAGAAAAGTGCTATGTACAAAAATGGGAAAAGCAGAAGTTGGCTGTGAAGTAGAAGATGATGATCAATTTGATATTAAGATTTTGAGTTTGTGGTCCCAACAGAGCATCTATgtgatggggtgtgtgtgtacgtgagagagagacagagacagagcgAGAGTGAGAGAGCAGATTAAACCAAGATTCAGTTagcttttattgagcacctactgtatttAATAGGCAATGCTGCTGCATTTTTCTGGATGGTTCATCAGCACTTTAAGAATTTACACTCTTCCTCAAAGAAGGAAAGCAATAGCCAGCACTTTCATGGAGTCTCAGGAATGACACATCAGCTTCTCCCTAgtcctctcccccaccctcttTCCTCCACTCCTGCCCAGCTTTAGATCCTCACATCTCAGGTCCTTGATCACCCTCCTCCTAGTGTGAGAGAGCGTGTGGAATTCCCAGCCTAGCAGTCTTGCTGCAAGAAGGTGGAGCAcactggaggagaaagaaggtagaggaagaggGTTCTGCATATCTTAAATCTCGTGCTATTTCCTCTCAACCTCTTCCAGGCTTCTGCTAGTCCAAGCAGAGgccaaggaaaaggagaaggaagagagtgaaTGAGacacccctcccctctgccccaccacACACCTTGGCCTCACCCCTAATTGCTCTTTCCTAGGCTGGGGTGAGGCCAACAGAAGCTCAGAGCAGTCACTGTCCTGGGGATGGGAACACCGCCTTCCACAACTGTAGCTGTGACAACTAGAGGAGTTCCTACTGACCACTTTGGAATGTCAGACCTTTGTTCTATGGGAACATATTAGCTGCAGTGATTCAGGGTCAAAGAGATATCAGTGGAGATTTATCATAGACTTATTATAAATTAAGACTTTTGTGGTCAGAGCAGACCAGGTACAGCTGTGTTTCCACGGGACAGTGTGTCCATGTTACAAATCATTAACTTGTAAAACAGACACTGGGACTGGGGCTCCTGAAAGTTGGCAATGGGCTGTTCTAAGTTTTCCAATGAAGCAGATGAAATGAGGAAAATCCATTATTGGAGACACAAACAAACTTTCacaatttataaaaacatttttcaggCAAGAATTTTTCAAATACCTGCTTCAAATCAAAGATTCTGAAAGCTGAACCCTAGTCAGAAGTGGTAGAGTCTGGTTatcaaaaataaatgctttatacttttaaatatttaaaatatactttagcATACCCTATACTATTTTATcctgattttcctcattttctagaTGAAAAAGCTAAGGCTCAGATGGATCAAGCCACCTGACTGATATCATGGTTCAGGGCAGACCCAAGACTCAAGCTAAGACCTTGAGTTTCCTACCCAGTCTCTTTCTTACTCCACCACCAGCACTTCTACAGGCTTTGAAGCCCTGCTTTTAGAGGCCACACTTCTTTCAAAATCTTGGAGAGCAAAATCTTCACCTCCCAGATCACACATTTTTTCAGGCTTGGCGTGCTATATTTTGCTTGCTTGGCATGCAGGCATCTGTTACATAGTTCCCAAATGTGGATTTATAGATGTTATCAGAAGTCAGTTATATGTTTAGTGAAGTGATCATGCAGGCACAGCCTTGTTttgataaattaataatttaacatACAAGGAACTACGAATAGGCCGGGAGAGAAAAGCTTAGCAGTGTTTTAATACCTAATTAGTTAAAGAAGAGCAGAGAACTATGCTGTTAGATTCAAGCTGGCAGAGTTGTTATTTTGTGCCTGCGGACACTTTAGGACCCACCTATATGAAGGAAAGATAGTCCAACATTTGTGAAAggtattttaacatttctttataaACATGACTCCccttaacataaataacattaatCAGAGTTTCCTTTCAATTGGTTGCTCtattataattaacattaatttaaaCTCTGCATCTGAATGATTACTAAGGAAAGCTAGTTGCTAGTTTTGCTAAGGCAAATGAAGAGATAAGTAAACACACTATTAATGATATCGGCTTTCAGATGAAACAGGAGATGATATGGATAAAGAGAGTTAAAAATGGTTCTTTCTAAAAGGAAAGACAATAATAATGGAATAAAAACAATCTGTGTGAAACCCAGAGATGGACCTAGGAGCTCTCCCTGCTCTttctgaagtttgagaagcctgCAGCGTGTAGCGTCCCTAGCTGAGGACGAGCCAGAGGTGGGCTGGAGAGCGCTTGAGCATGGCTGGCTCACTGTTCTATCTCTTCTCCTTGTACCACGTCCAATGTCGTCAGCAAGCAAGATTGTCTGTAAGGAGGAGCAGAAGCTGCGGCTTGGTAGGTGTCCAGAGCCAGAGTGGTTAACACACCCAAGCAAAGAAAGTGAGCTTGaaggaataaaacattttctttcaggcTACAGTATAAAACCTTCTGGAAACTGTCTCTGTTAGGACACTTAAGCTGCTTGCAATGGTATAAGAGctacttatttgattttttaaaataaagattgtcTTTTCTGCTCTTCAATTTGCCCTATCTTACCAGAAATGGAAGTTCTAGTTAAtacaaacattaataaaaaaagcTTGGAAGAAAAGGCTAAATCTGTCACCTTCCCAGGAGCCTGAACTCCCCAAGTATCTGACATCCGCGGCTCCCTATCTCTCTAGTGGATGCACCGCTTAATTGCAGGCAGGGGCCACTCTTAAGCACTGAATTAACATTTTTACATTCCATCTTGCTCTCCAAAGAACGCTAGAATTATACATCCAGGGCAGAGCTGAAAATTTGGAGGcacatttgaaattttaagattATTAAGTTTCtaaaatacttatatatatatgtcaaataatatgaaagaaaatgaatagtATTTGCCCTCTCATATTTCCTTCTTCATGatcaacataataaaaaaatccttttggCATGTTTCTAAGCATGACAAATCAACAGAGTATTAGATGAGGAGaaataagacatttaaatttAAGCTGATTTAAAAACCCAGTACTTTATATGCAAATGAGTATACATTTACAATACATATGAATATGTCATGTTTCAGTTACATATTAGACTTTTAATGGAAATTGTCTATGTGGTCAATGttggaaaatattcatttttaggaTTACCAAGAGGAAAATGGGTTTACATTTTAGTTATATGTGagagcagttttatttttactttcagtgAAATGTTGAGCTTGTAAAATCTGATAAAGgtgaaattttcattattttgataaCATTTGCATATTCAGAAGATATTTGTTTATTGTAGGCTGAAAAATTAGTATAATTATTATGAGTATTGGTTAAAACagcctcattttataaatgaacaaaGATGTATAATCATATTGGTTTCTCTTATGGcttaaatattgtcattttaatacTACACATGTGTATAGTGTgctatatttcttaaaaatgtgagTAATTGATTGGAGAATTTTCTTACTATAGTAAGGCCTGAATCAGGGAGATAAATGTACAAGACTAAGGAGCCCCAATgggaaaggaaatacaaaatattagcTTAAAATTTAGCTGATTCATATCCTTCCTCATGCCAACTCTATGCTTTCTAGATCTTTGGGAAATTTAGGAGAATGTGCACTTACATCCTTCATAATCCATGAATATAATATTCTcaattttctactttgttttagAGGAAATCGAGGATGCGCATTGAAAAAAGTACACAAATCCAACAGCTGGAAAGGCATTATGGAGAGGTCTCGAGatgtattttcttcagttttctctaaAAAGAACTAAAGGATTGATTAAATATACTCTTAgaccaaatatttctttaaaaacatgagtATAATTCATTTGTGAGAGGCATGTATTAAAACGTGATATCTacttactgtcttttttttctctttctaaacaaAACTGACATGGAAATAGtttgagaaaaatttaagaaatgggTGTGGCTTTTTCTTCGTCATAATTTGTCATCTAAGTGTTGATACctgctcattttctttatctcaatTAGTAGCAACCTCTTCCTATAGTAATGTTTCCTTGCCTGTCATAGTCCATCAACAACTCTGGCTGCTACCCTCTTCCTAATATACCAATTTCCCAGAGGCATCTCTTTCACTGGCTGGGTTGTGTTGTTGCCTTCATACGTCTTCCTGCCTTAAAGATGTTAGCTTCATGGGAGGATATTGAAAACAGTCTTCCTGTCAAGATCCCAGTAACTTGCTTTTCTCTGTCACTTCCCAACAACAGGGCCATTACTGGGCACTATGTCTACCCACCCATTGGAATTAGCAATAAATATAGAAGAGttcaattcaattcagcaaacaGTTATGACGTGTGTGTTCTGTGCCAGGACTTGTAGGTGCTAGGGTGCAAAATGAAGAGAGAATCTGTTTAGTCTCAAGGAGCTTAAGGTCTAACATCTGTCTTGTGGTATTCTTCCCACTTTGCTTGCTCCTCCTTTGTTCATTACATGTGCaatctctcctccctcctgggcttGCTTCATACCTTTCCTCACTCTGTTCCTTTATCCTGGTAGTATCTTTCTTCTTAACCACAGCCAATTCTCCATCCCCAAGTGTTTAGGAATACAGCTTGTAACTCAACTCTCCAGAAAGGGTTTCTGAGCTAAGTAAcagaagtaataaatatttgactacttttatttttctaaattgcaGGTTCACAgcagcaataaaaacaaagatcCCATTATATTATGTCAAGAGTTAATTTGGGGGCAAAAGGGACCCCTTAGTTTGTTGATTAATTTTAAACTTATCTGTAATTGATTGGTGATACATGTtcttaaccattaaaaaaaaagtcaaaatagtaATTACATTTGAAAACAGGGGAAAATCTAAGGTTTATGGCAGATTTGTATTTCTTAAGGATTACTTTGAAAGAAGTATTagaactgaggcttggaaaaaCCATAGAGTGCTTATATTCTtgcctaaaaaaaattaaagagttttttttttcacctaCTCTCACTAACAGTAAAAACTTATATATATTTGTCTCCAAGAAAATTGGAATATCAGAtctgtgaaaacaaaaataaagaacatggaAAATGTCACAAAACTAAAGTATTTCTCTAGATCATTCGAATTGTTTACgacaataattttatttctcagaaacATGCTTACTCTGGCCTGGTTTCCTCAGgaaattcttcctctttcccttcctctgctccttaTTTCTCTTTCGCTTTCTTAAGCTCATGGTGACTCCCTTCTTCTCCACCCCacctagaaaaaaaatgactgtaGCTGTACTTTCCAGAGACTAGAAAAATTAAACTCTtgctgttgaataaatgagcacTTTTTACATCTCTGAAAGTACCAGAAACCCTCTGTGTCTCTTCTAATTAATCTTCCTCTtctaaacaaacaataaaatcaacCCCACATGTAACTGAGTCAtagtttttctgttctttccccaCCCCCTTATTATTGCTGCAATACTGTTTCTTCTATTGTTCATTGTAAGCATTCAGTATTTCAGCTACGTTTAGATTAAGTAAGCTTATTGTGATCTGATCTTGAAATTTAACCACTATCTGCAGAAATCTTATGAAGAAATGTGTTTTAAGACTAACAAATGATTTGCTACAATATACCCCATTTTAAGCCATAAAAATGTTTCTACTAACAGATTTTCATGTGTGATTTTGTACCCAGCTTTGTTAATTTATAGTTCTGCCCAAAAAGAGTCTTGCTTTTTAAGATCTTTGTGAATTTGGACCTCATATTATTACCTAATTGGTAGTAAGCCACTTAATTTTCAACATGGGAAGGGCATAGTTATGAACAGTCTAGTAAGTCAATTCTGATTAGTCCATAATTGGTTGGATTAAATATTACAATGTCAAGCAAGTGGTTCAGTACTTTTGgtcattaaaaaatcaaaattggaTGGACTGTTTGTTTATCCTGATTGGATGTCAATTGGCCTGCTACATTTCAATCAGATTGGGTATACCACGTCAGTATATCGTGCTTTCTCAGTGCTGCACTCTGAAAACTCATTCACTATGACTCTCTGCCCTCTAGCATCTTTTTCAGGGTTTCCTTTACTTCCgtgttcctcaggctgtagatgagaGGGTTGAGCATGGGAATTACAAGACTATAAAATACGGAGACCACTTTGTTGTACTTCCATGAATTCCCTGCTTTAGGTTGCTTCAGGTACATGAAAAACAGTGTTCCATAGAAAATGATAACCATGGTGAGATGGGAGGCACAGGTGGAAAATGCTTTGCACTTGCCTTCAGAAGACTgaatttttataatggaaaagagGATGCAAATGTAGGAGACAAGGACGGTCAGGAGGGACCCAGTGAGGTTCACTGCAGAGAAGATCAAGAGCTGCTTTTCTTTGTTGCTGGTGTCAGAGCAGGAGACGGCAAGGAGAGGGGGATCAGCGCAGTAGAAATGGTGGATGACAGAGTCGCAGAAAGACAACTGGAAAGTCAGCACTGTCTGGATCACGGAGTTCAGGAAGCCATAGGTATAGACTCCTATCACCAGCTCCTTGCAGACCCGCTGAGTCATAATGGCTGTGTAAATCAGGGGGTTGCAGATAGCCATGTAGCGATCATAGGCCATTGTGGCCAAGATGAAGCATTCGGTAGTGGCAAGAGCACTGGAGAAGTAGAGCTGAGCAAAACAGCCCAAAAAGGAGATGGTTTTTCTCTTCGCCAATAAATTCTGCAGCATTTTGGGCCCAATAGAAGATGAATAACAAAGATCAATGAATGCCAGGTGGCCGAGGAAATAGTACATGGGCGTGTGGAACCTTGAATCCACCTTGATGAGCAGGATCATGCCAAGGTTTCCCACCAGGGTGATGAGATAAATTAGCAGGAACACCACGAAGAGGGGAAGCTGGAGCTCAGGACGGTCTGTGAGTCCCATGAGGATAAATTCTGTCACTGTGCTACGATTTCCTCTTGccattttgttctctctcttattggaaaaagaaaatatatgactttaaaatgattaaatgcttaaaaacaaaagcttCTTATCGCTTTGTTCCAGTACCAGGTGAGAAACATTTGGCTTCACATTCCCAATGGTTTAAGGCTGTCATTAGCCACAGGGCTTTATTCTGCTAAAATAGACTCAGAGAAGTCTgagctcattcattttcttttttgatggagAGTGACGAATTGACCTCCAAGTAAGTTGCACTAAGTTACTCTCCCAATATTGTACATGAATACTGGTTTTCCCACAAACCCaaagttttatgaaattttaaatctttgccaCTGTGATGGTGAATATTAGTAATGCATATCCtcttgatttgtatttttttaataaaaaattatgagtAGGGATTAGcaatttgtttttgaggaagattagccctgagctaacacccactgccaatccttctcttttttgctgaggaagattggccctgagctaacatctatgcccatcttgctccattttatgtgtgggatgcctgccacagcatggcttggtaagcggtgtggcgtccatgcctgggatcaaaACTGTGAattccgggccaccaaagtggagcacaggaatttaaccactatgccactgggccaccctGGGATTAGCACTTTTTCAAGCCATTATTTGCAtgtgcatttcttcttttatgaatgGTCAGTTCAGttcctttgttaatttttctattaggttgttggtcttctaagcattttattgaCAAGAGCTCTTTATTTATTACGGAAATCAGCCATTTGTTTGATATGTCtattgcaaattatttttcagtttgttacTTATCCCTTCACATTGGTATGGTATTTTTCCTTCATGCTATGCAGTAAGTTTTAAATGGTTTGACgtcaaatttatcaatcatttcctttttgaattgtGATCTTTGTGACATGGTTAGATAAGCCTTcctcaatttaaaattatttaaaaaattatctcttATTCTGTTCTAGAGCTTTACTAGAtttcaattttactttaaaatctttaatctATCTGGagtttaattttgatttaaagaatgagatatcaactctttttatttatttctccaaatagcTTGCCAGGTGTTCCAATACCATTTGTTTGTGAAATCATTTTCCAGTTGATTATGTTGATTTAAAACTCTAGCCTTGTGGCATAGGAAAACATTCATAAGTAGTTGGATcaatttaggattcttttttctttgcaatcTCTTCTAGAACCAAgaccaaatatttaaatacaatggCTTTGTAATTGATTTTAATAGCTGGTAGCAAATTTTCCAGCTATTCTCACATGTATATTTTTCCAGATGAACTTTAGCATCATTTTATTAagttccaaaaaaataaaaataatcctgtTTGTACTTGGAATGCTGTTGCATTGAATCAATATATTAATTTGGAGACTGACATCTTTAcaactgaattttcttttctataatgtGGTATGTATTTCATTTAGTAAAGACTTTCCTTaatagagttttaaagttttctttaaactTTACAGATAAACATCCtacatatttctttaaagacTATTCACAggtattttctcttttagtaactattgaaaatgaaatctttttttttcattttgtggtttATTTACAATTGTTTACATATaggaaagctattgattttttgaattaattttataactaTCTTCCTTACCATAGtttcttatcatttaaaaatagtttttagttgattctcttggtattttcaaatacaaattcaTATAATATGAAAAGGATGTGAATTTTCTCCCTCATTCCTATATATTAtctctcattcctttctcttctctacttGTATTAGCTAGTACTTCCAGAGAATgttaaaaaatagtgacaatgggggcaatttttatctttcaacctttttttttttttttcagcagaggaaga encodes the following:
- the LOC124252225 gene encoding olfactory receptor 1030-like, translating into MARGNRSTVTEFILMGLTDRPELQLPLFVVFLLIYLITLVGNLGMILLIKVDSRFHTPMYYFLGHLAFIDLCYSSSIGPKMLQNLLAKRKTISFLGCFAQLYFSSALATTECFILATMAYDRYMAICNPLIYTAIMTQRVCKELVIGVYTYGFLNSVIQTVLTFQLSFCDSVIHHFYCADPPLLAVSCSDTSNKEKQLLIFSAVNLTGSLLTVLVSYICILFSIIKIQSSEGKCKAFSTCASHLTMVIIFYGTLFFMYLKQPKAGNSWKYNKVVSVFYSLVIPMLNPLIYSLRNTEVKETLKKMLEGRES